The segment CTGATATTGAGTATCACTAAATACAAAAGCACCAACTCTGTCACCAACATCTACAGTTCTCCAAGCACCAAGAGCGGCCAAATGAGCACAAACAGTAGATTTTAAATATTCCTGCGTACCAAAAAACATCGAAGAGGATTGGTCTACTACTAGTAGTACAGGTCTTTCTCGTTCTTCTGAAAAGACTTTCGTATGTGTTTTTTGTGTACGGGCAGTAACCTTCCAATCAATATTTCTAATATCATCGCCGGGAACATATTGGCGTACCTCCTTAAAGTCTAAACCTCTTCCTCTCATCGCAGACTTATGTCGCCCTGCAAGAAGAGACTGAACCTTATATTTAGGTAAGAAGCTAAAACCGGATGCTTCAAACTGCATACCATGCAATTCATTTAGAGAAACATATCCCGAAGTATTTTCTTGAATTGATTTGCTCATAGCAGTAAGAATTAAGCGACAGCTACTTTGCTGATCAATTCATCAATAATCTGTTCTTTTGTAATTCCTAAGGCATTGGCTTCAAAACTACTTACAATTCTATGACGGAATACATCTTTGATTACCTCTTGAATGTCTTCTGGTTTAACAAAATCACGTCCACTTAACCACGCCTGTACTCTTGCCACTTTATCCAAAGCAATCGTGGCTCTTGGTGAACATCCTACATCGATCCATTTCGCTAAGTCTTCACTGTATCTTTCAGGTGTTCTTGTCGCGTAAACTAATGCGACAATATATTTTTCAATAGCTTCTGAAACATGTACTTCTTGTACTTCTGCTCTAGCATCAAAAACAATTTCCTTAGGAAGCTTCTCTATTTCTTTCTTTTCTTTTTTAATTCCTGCTAATTTTTCCTCACCACGTACCAGACGTAATACTTCTAACTCTGCTTCTTCTGAAGGGTAATTAACAATAACATGCATAAGGAAACGGTCCATTTGAGCTTCTGGAAGAGGATAAGTTCCTTCTTGTTCAATAGGGTTTTGAGTTGCCATCACAAAAAATGGTTTTGGTAATTCATAAGTATTACCCGCCACTGTTACTTGTCTTTCTTGCATGGCTTCCAATAATGCCGATTGCACTTTTGCTGGTGCACGGTTAATCTCATCCGCTAATATTAAATTATTGAAGATTGGTCCTTGTTGGAAAACAAAGTTTTCATCTCCAGAACTTTGGTATATTTCAGTACCTGTGATATCAGAAGGCAATAAATCTGGAGTAAACTGAATTCTACTTAATCCTAAGTCCATATTTTGAGCAAGACTGTTAATTGCTCTAGTTTTGGCTAAACCCGGTAGACCTTCTAGCAATAAGTTACCATCAGAAATAAGGCAGGAGATAATTCGGTTTACTACTTTTTCTTGACCGATAATGGATTTTGATATCTGCTCTTGTAGTTTTTTTATTGATTCTAATGCTGTCACGATAATATTTTTTTGATGTACGGTAATAATCTATTCTAATGAAATAGTAAATTGTAATAATAAATGTTTGTTGTTAAACAAAATAACGGTTTAAATTCAAACACAGTTGTTTCATTAAGAATTATTATTCCATTGGTTGAAAAGAGAATACTCAAATTTATTAGTTGATGGGATGGATTTAATGAGAAAAACGCTCATTTTAAAACCTTAGGTATTTTACCTAATAAAAATGCTTGCTCACTAAAAGTTAGTGATTTAATACCAAAAACAATTACTGAGCATCTAATAAATTGGTATTCTTTACGACTACTTTCTAGAAAATAAATTTTATACCCGAATAGATGATATATTCATTATTGTATAAGTCATATTCAGGTTCGCAATAGATGTAACTCGTAAAAGCTTTCGATCTTACAGTGTGTCCTAAACCAATACCAACAGGAATTTCATGTACACCAGTTTGAGTATTGAACAGCATTCTTGGGTGAGTTCTAATTTCCCAATTACCATTAGGAGTGAATTTATAATAAGCACCATACTGAGCCTCAATTGTACCATTTGATTGATAAGTAAAGAGCTCAACAAATTTCCACTTTTGATTCATTTGTACACCTACGAAGTTAACACCAATAGCATTTCCGTTTACTCTCGAATTGGATACTACTACACCAAAACCTGTCTGTACTTTCCAATCTTCGTTATTTTTAGCAAAGTCAAATACTCTCGATACCATAAAGCTTGATGAACCATAATATACTTGCCCATCATAAGGTTTTGTATAATCTACGGCTGCTCGAATAAACCATTTACTTGTAGTATAATTAACAATATTCTGAAGTTCTACTTTATTAGGTTTGAATCGCCCAATTTGGTAGGCATTTAGTCCTTTAGACAGTGGATTACTTGCGTCCACTTCCTCTTCAAGAGGTAAAACAGCGGTTGAATCTTGACCAAGCGAAAAGCTATAACTGATAACAGATAAAACAAGGGTAAATAAAATTCTCTTATACATACTTTATTTTTTGATTGATGATAGTACAAAAGTAATTTCAATATGTTTAATATTAAACAATATATTGTTATCAACCATAACATTTTGTTATATCAAGAACTTATTAGATTAGGGAGGAAAATTAATTGGAGTGAATAACAATTTTCATCATTTTGTTGTTCATACACTGACACCAAGACGCTATTTCACCTATGAAAATATTACTTACTGGCTCAACAGGTTACATTGGTAGAAGACTACTTCCATTATTAGTAGAATCAGGACATGAAGTAATTTGTGTTTGTAGAGACCCAAGAAGATTTGATTTTGAAGACTTTGATTATTCTTTCCTAGATTCCGTTACTGTTGTAAAAGGTGACTTATTAGACGCGAAATCCTTAAGTCATATTCCCAAAGATTTTGATGTTGCTTATTA is part of the Flammeovirga agarivorans genome and harbors:
- a CDS encoding AAA family ATPase; this encodes MTALESIKKLQEQISKSIIGQEKVVNRIISCLISDGNLLLEGLPGLAKTRAINSLAQNMDLGLSRIQFTPDLLPSDITGTEIYQSSGDENFVFQQGPIFNNLILADEINRAPAKVQSALLEAMQERQVTVAGNTYELPKPFFVMATQNPIEQEGTYPLPEAQMDRFLMHVIVNYPSEEAELEVLRLVRGEEKLAGIKKEKKEIEKLPKEIVFDARAEVQEVHVSEAIEKYIVALVYATRTPERYSEDLAKWIDVGCSPRATIALDKVARVQAWLSGRDFVKPEDIQEVIKDVFRHRIVSSFEANALGITKEQIIDELISKVAVA